The Exiguobacterium mexicanum genome includes a window with the following:
- a CDS encoding S1C family serine protease: protein MERNDRPTESNEQNHREDWLDTELGSSEQRQEPSRAEQPARPSFVGRMFPGFVGGVIGAVLTGAIAFPFIDQVPTNVSDTNVTSEGSPVQTTSTTTDSSVTDAVATAQPAVVTVNNFASNGFSSEAVEAGVGSGVIYKKDGDSAYIVTNHHVVNGADRLTVTFNDGSTADAKLMGSDATYDLAVLEVDADKVSSVISIGKSSELKPGQTVVAIGNPLGQFENSVTRGIVSSTSRLVPVDTDENGQADFNAEVIQTDAAINPGNSGGALINESGQLIGINSMKIATDSVEGVGFSIPVDIALPLINQIEQTGEVNHPSLGVSLRDVSEFPPGYLTEQINLPESVTSGTIIVEVQANSSAARAGLEARDVIVKINDQAVSSFIDLRSELIRDTDGTVTIEYVRDGKTETVDVEIQNANGDAL from the coding sequence ATGGAACGCAATGATCGTCCAACAGAATCAAATGAACAGAATCACCGCGAGGATTGGCTCGATACCGAGCTCGGCTCGTCAGAACAACGACAAGAACCGTCGCGCGCAGAGCAACCGGCCCGACCATCGTTCGTCGGCCGGATGTTCCCTGGGTTTGTCGGCGGCGTGATTGGTGCCGTCTTGACTGGCGCCATCGCTTTTCCGTTCATCGATCAAGTGCCGACAAATGTGTCTGATACGAACGTGACGTCGGAAGGGTCGCCGGTCCAGACGACGTCTACGACAACGGACAGCTCGGTCACCGATGCGGTCGCGACCGCACAGCCTGCTGTCGTGACGGTGAACAATTTCGCGTCAAACGGTTTTTCAAGTGAAGCTGTCGAAGCCGGGGTCGGCTCGGGTGTCATCTATAAAAAAGACGGCGACTCGGCTTACATCGTCACGAACCATCACGTCGTCAACGGTGCTGACCGTTTGACCGTGACATTCAATGACGGATCGACAGCGGACGCCAAATTGATGGGTAGCGACGCCACGTATGACTTGGCCGTGCTCGAAGTCGATGCGGACAAAGTCTCGTCCGTCATCTCGATTGGAAAGTCGAGCGAGTTGAAACCGGGGCAAACCGTCGTCGCCATCGGGAACCCGCTCGGGCAGTTTGAGAACTCGGTCACACGCGGCATCGTCTCGTCGACGTCACGTCTCGTCCCGGTCGATACGGATGAGAACGGACAAGCCGACTTCAACGCCGAAGTCATTCAGACGGACGCGGCCATCAACCCTGGTAACTCCGGTGGCGCGTTAATCAACGAATCAGGACAATTGATTGGGATCAACTCGATGAAAATCGCGACCGACTCGGTCGAAGGGGTCGGCTTCTCCATCCCGGTCGATATCGCTTTGCCGCTCATCAATCAAATCGAGCAGACGGGCGAAGTGAATCATCCGTCGCTCGGTGTGTCGCTCCGAGACGTGTCTGAGTTCCCACCGGGGTACTTGACCGAGCAAATCAATTTGCCGGAGTCGGTGACGTCGGGCACGATCATCGTTGAAGTGCAAGCGAACAGTTCGGCCGCACGGGCAGGACTTGAGGCACGCGATGTCATCGTGAAAATCAACGACCAGGCTGTCTCATCGTTCATCGACCTGCGGAGTGAACTGATTCGAGACACGGACGGGACCGTCACAATCGAATACGTTCGTGACGGTAAGACCGAGACGGTCGATGTCGAGATTCAAAACGCAAATGGAGACGCACTGTAA
- a CDS encoding DoxX family protein, giving the protein MIRKLYGILFLGAGIMHFIQERAFMLIIPKSWPFKRFMVQASGVIEVVYGVLLLMNKGTRFVKGTLPAFLIAVFPANINMALKPSKLGKIPLPKWVTWARLPLQWLLIKGVKKI; this is encoded by the coding sequence TTGATTCGTAAACTATACGGGATTTTATTTCTAGGGGCCGGCATCATGCACTTCATTCAGGAACGGGCGTTCATGTTGATTATTCCGAAATCATGGCCGTTCAAACGATTCATGGTCCAGGCAAGCGGGGTCATCGAGGTCGTCTATGGTGTGTTGTTGCTCATGAACAAAGGGACGCGCTTCGTGAAAGGGACATTACCCGCTTTCTTAATCGCGGTGTTCCCAGCCAATATCAACATGGCGCTCAAACCGTCGAAACTAGGCAAGATACCGCTCCCAAAATGGGTCACGTGGGCCCGATTGCCACTGCAGTGGCTCTTAATCAAAGGGGTCAAAAAAATATAA
- a CDS encoding amidohydrolase: MTTNVLNWFEHFHAHPEVSWKEVETTKTIAGILTSWQVRHETFADVTGVIAEIGQGDDVIAVRADIDALWQQVDGTFQANHSCGHDANISMVLGALDLLRHEMLSKRIRFIFQPAEEQGNGSLAMIQKGALEGVSQLYGIHLRPLEELQRGQYAAAIQHGAAFFLRGSVIGDDAHGARPHQGQNALDVIFTIQQMLKSIYLSPFEPHSIKLTGVQAGSDNLNIIPGNATFSLDVRAQQNKELLALRDRVETLLQQIAVLHDVTIHWDWQDFTPGAEIGERSSRHAAEAIVDRFGESALVDRIITSGSDDFHFYTVEQPGLDATMIGIGANLTPGLHHPHMSFDRDVLPEAAALLADTLRRAANDN; this comes from the coding sequence ATGACGACGAACGTATTGAACTGGTTTGAGCATTTTCATGCTCATCCGGAAGTGAGCTGGAAAGAGGTTGAGACGACGAAGACGATTGCCGGCATCTTGACGTCATGGCAAGTCCGTCACGAGACGTTTGCGGACGTGACCGGGGTCATCGCAGAGATTGGGCAAGGTGATGACGTCATCGCTGTCCGGGCCGATATCGATGCCTTATGGCAACAAGTCGACGGGACGTTTCAAGCCAATCACTCATGCGGGCACGACGCCAACATCAGCATGGTGCTCGGCGCGCTCGACCTGTTGAGACATGAGATGCTATCGAAGCGGATTCGCTTCATTTTCCAACCGGCTGAAGAACAAGGGAACGGCTCGCTCGCGATGATTCAAAAAGGGGCACTCGAAGGAGTGAGTCAGCTGTATGGCATCCACTTGCGACCGCTCGAGGAATTGCAGCGCGGACAATATGCGGCTGCGATTCAACACGGAGCCGCATTCTTTCTAAGAGGAAGCGTTATCGGGGACGATGCTCATGGCGCGCGACCGCATCAAGGTCAAAACGCGTTAGATGTCATCTTTACGATTCAACAGATGCTCAAAAGCATCTACTTGTCGCCGTTCGAGCCCCATTCGATCAAGTTGACGGGCGTCCAGGCCGGTAGCGATAATTTGAATATCATCCCCGGGAACGCGACGTTCTCACTCGACGTCCGGGCTCAACAGAACAAGGAGCTGCTGGCGTTACGTGACCGCGTCGAGACGCTGTTGCAGCAAATCGCCGTCCTTCATGATGTCACCATCCACTGGGACTGGCAAGACTTCACACCGGGTGCGGAGATCGGCGAACGCTCGAGCCGACATGCGGCCGAAGCGATTGTCGACCGCTTCGGGGAAAGCGCGCTCGTCGACCGGATCATTACATCAGGTAGTGACGACTTTCATTTCTATACGGTCGAACAGCCGGGACTCGATGCGACGATGATTGGAATCGGCGCGAACTTGACACCGGGGCTCCATCATCCTCATATGTCGTTCGATCGGGACGTCTTACCAGAAGCGGCCGCCTTACTCGCCGATACGTTGCGCCGGGCCGCAAACGATAATTGA
- the nrdG gene encoding anaerobic ribonucleoside-triphosphate reductase activating protein — protein MRVLSVIDESVVDGPGVRSVIFMAGCPHRCPGCHNPESWNPRGGEEVAIEDLLTRVEQSGWDGVTISGGEPFLQPEALARLVDGCKALQKNVWVYTGYTFEQLQAMHNEFVTSVLDRADVLVDGRFEQPLMDRSLRFRGSSNQRIIFLNKA, from the coding sequence ATGCGCGTCCTATCCGTAATTGACGAATCGGTCGTCGACGGTCCAGGTGTTCGGTCGGTTATCTTTATGGCAGGCTGCCCTCATCGATGCCCTGGATGTCACAATCCGGAATCGTGGAATCCACGCGGCGGAGAAGAAGTGGCAATCGAGGACTTGCTCACCCGTGTCGAACAATCCGGATGGGATGGTGTCACCATCTCGGGCGGGGAGCCGTTCCTGCAACCGGAAGCATTGGCCAGGCTCGTCGACGGGTGCAAGGCGCTCCAGAAAAACGTATGGGTGTATACGGGCTATACGTTCGAACAGTTGCAAGCCATGCACAACGAATTCGTCACAAGCGTGCTCGACCGTGCCGATGTGCTCGTCGATGGGCGTTTCGAACAGCCGCTAATGGACCGGTCGCTCCGGTTTCGAGGATCGAGCAACCAGCGGATTATTTTCTTGAACAAAGCGTAA
- a CDS encoding 50S ribosomal protein L25/general stress protein Ctc, producing the protein MADTLKVTKRELRPRSVRANLRKEGKVLGVVYGYKVESTPVAFEEMALRKILREHGDNALIELNIDGKKVNTLVHGTEVDPFTNEYKHVEFMAVKMDVATEVEADVTLVGDAKGVKEGGYLAQTLYKVTVSATPANIPERIELDVSELGIGDSLTVADIPENKDYEIVSEGNLQIASVNEPVAVEDLEADTATEGEVEATEEASETSTEESEEASENKE; encoded by the coding sequence ATGGCAGACACGCTTAAAGTAACGAAACGAGAATTACGACCACGTTCGGTCCGCGCTAACTTGCGTAAAGAAGGAAAAGTGTTAGGTGTCGTTTACGGCTACAAAGTTGAAAGCACACCGGTCGCATTCGAAGAGATGGCACTTCGTAAGATTCTTCGTGAACACGGCGACAACGCTTTGATCGAACTCAATATCGATGGTAAGAAAGTGAACACACTCGTTCACGGGACAGAAGTCGACCCATTCACGAACGAATACAAGCACGTCGAATTTATGGCAGTGAAGATGGACGTAGCGACAGAAGTCGAAGCGGACGTCACACTTGTCGGCGACGCGAAAGGCGTCAAAGAAGGCGGCTACTTGGCACAGACGCTCTATAAAGTAACGGTCTCGGCAACACCAGCCAACATTCCGGAGCGTATCGAGCTTGATGTTTCTGAACTCGGCATCGGTGACTCGCTCACTGTCGCTGATATTCCAGAGAACAAAGATTACGAAATCGTATCTGAGGGTAATCTTCAAATCGCATCGGTGAATGAACCGGTGGCGGTCGAAGACCTTGAAGCTGATACAGCGACAGAAGGCGAAGTTGAAGCGACTGAAGAGGCGTCAGAAACTTCAACGGAAGAGTCGGAAGAGGCTTCTGAAAACAAAGAATAA
- a CDS encoding formate/nitrite transporter family protein, protein MEIHALESLRKKAQASSQMIHYRPMEYFLRAMLAGIFIGFASIFTLKVVNGMYLIDSPFTTLIGGFSFGIALVMIIYGGAELFTGNTMYFTTSTMRGYTTLSDTMLVWLLCFVGNALGGVLFALLLAPTGVIQELGMDNWLFAVVESKMHHTTVEIFFRAIFCNWMVCLAIFLPKQMKNEFAQIFSMIFLVAVFFASGFDHVIANFVLFALTLVVPHPESISFAGAIHNLIPATFGNIIGGALFMGAIYTWLNAKGLREAQESEEKEEI, encoded by the coding sequence ATGGAAATCCATGCACTCGAATCGTTGCGGAAGAAAGCGCAGGCGTCTTCCCAAATGATTCATTATCGGCCAATGGAGTACTTTTTACGAGCAATGCTCGCGGGGATTTTTATCGGATTCGCTTCAATTTTTACTTTAAAAGTCGTAAACGGAATGTATTTGATTGATTCTCCGTTCACAACGCTCATCGGCGGATTCTCATTCGGGATCGCCCTCGTCATGATCATCTATGGCGGAGCCGAACTGTTCACTGGGAATACGATGTACTTCACGACTTCGACGATGCGAGGGTACACGACGCTCAGCGACACGATGCTCGTCTGGTTGCTTTGTTTCGTCGGGAATGCGCTCGGCGGCGTTTTGTTCGCTTTGTTGCTCGCACCGACCGGCGTCATCCAAGAACTCGGGATGGACAATTGGTTGTTTGCTGTCGTCGAGAGTAAGATGCATCACACGACGGTTGAGATTTTCTTCCGCGCCATCTTCTGTAACTGGATGGTTTGTCTTGCCATCTTCTTGCCGAAGCAAATGAAAAACGAGTTCGCTCAAATCTTTTCAATGATTTTCCTCGTCGCTGTTTTCTTTGCGTCAGGGTTTGATCACGTCATAGCCAACTTCGTCTTGTTTGCGCTCACGCTCGTTGTCCCACATCCTGAGTCAATCAGCTTTGCCGGTGCGATCCACAACTTGATTCCGGCAACGTTCGGTAACATTATCGGTGGTGCTTTGTTCATGGGTGCGATTTATACATGGTTAAATGCGAAAGGCTTGCGGGAAGCCCAAGAGTCAGAAGAAAAAGAAGAAATTTAG
- a CDS encoding fumarylacetoacetate hydrolase family protein: MKWCSFQVEGEQRVGVVAGVFVYDVSDQLHTTSLLEVIAREFEPDVDLDVAPRTALTDVTLVAPYRPLKNVICIGKNYEEHVKEMDTAGAGKLVIFTKAPTSVVGPEAVVERHPELTDQLDYEGELAVIIGKSGRDIDDVDAHIFGYTILNDITARDVQKQHVQFFRGKSFDTFCPMGPYIVTPDELSFPLTIQTVVNGETRQDGSTADMIRPIEELIRTLSKGMTLEAGDIIATGTPAGVGHGMKPPVYLQSGDTVEVSITGLGTLRNVIV, from the coding sequence ATGAAATGGTGTAGTTTTCAAGTGGAAGGAGAACAAAGGGTCGGTGTCGTGGCAGGAGTGTTCGTCTATGACGTCAGTGACCAATTACATACGACTTCATTGTTAGAGGTCATCGCGCGAGAGTTTGAACCGGATGTCGATTTGGACGTCGCACCTCGGACCGCATTGACCGACGTCACGCTCGTCGCGCCATACCGACCACTCAAAAACGTCATCTGTATCGGGAAAAATTACGAGGAGCACGTGAAAGAGATGGATACGGCGGGGGCCGGTAAGCTCGTCATCTTCACGAAAGCACCAACCTCGGTCGTCGGGCCTGAGGCTGTCGTCGAACGTCACCCCGAATTGACCGACCAGCTCGACTATGAGGGCGAACTCGCCGTCATCATCGGGAAATCAGGACGAGACATCGACGACGTCGATGCCCATATCTTCGGTTACACGATTTTAAACGATATCACGGCCCGGGACGTGCAAAAACAACACGTCCAGTTTTTCCGCGGCAAATCGTTCGATACGTTCTGTCCGATGGGGCCATATATCGTCACACCGGATGAGCTTTCGTTCCCACTCACGATTCAAACGGTCGTCAATGGCGAGACACGTCAAGATGGGTCGACGGCGGATATGATTCGCCCGATCGAAGAGTTAATTAGGACTTTGTCAAAGGGCATGACACTTGAAGCAGGAGACATCATCGCGACCGGCACACCGGCCGGCGTCGGCCACGGCATGAAGCCGCCCGTCTATCTCCAATCAGGAGACACGGTCGAAGTGAGCATCACAGGACTCGGGACGCTCCGTAACGTCATCGTCTGA
- a CDS encoding Na+/H+ antiporter NhaC family protein: protein MEQQGNKVDMKLRWAVLPLLVMIGVMLVAIVKLEQGPHIPLIVGTAVASLVAWRHGYKWKEIEEMMYKGIRLALPAVVIIILVSLTIGAWIGGGVVATMIYYGLTIISPAYFLVTICIICSVVALSIGSSWSTMGTIGVAGMGIGLSMGIPAPMVAGAVISGAYFGDKMSPLSDTTNLAAGLTHTNLFEHIRHMLYTTIPGLVIALGARKVPAIPALVVGITLGFLAQVIVQGGSLADSVGALQSGYVIDTGNELVDNLFSRGGLDAMMYTVSMTIVGITFGGILEYSGMLQSIMNQIVKLAKTAGSMIASTILAGVATNATCSEQYISIVVPSRMFAGAYEKMGLQSKSLSRALEDGGTLTSVFIPWNTCGVFILGTLGVGAFEYAPYAILNFIVPVISIIYAFTGFTIARIAVQSVEPPLEKQAAQ from the coding sequence ATGGAACAACAGGGGAACAAGGTAGATATGAAGCTTCGCTGGGCGGTATTGCCGCTACTTGTCATGATCGGGGTCATGCTCGTAGCCATTGTCAAATTGGAACAAGGGCCGCACATCCCACTTATCGTCGGGACAGCGGTCGCGTCGCTCGTCGCATGGCGACACGGGTACAAGTGGAAAGAGATCGAGGAGATGATGTACAAAGGGATTCGGCTCGCACTACCGGCCGTCGTCATCATCATCTTGGTCAGTTTAACGATCGGTGCCTGGATCGGGGGAGGCGTCGTCGCGACGATGATTTATTACGGATTGACGATTATTTCACCGGCCTATTTCTTGGTGACGATTTGTATCATCTGCTCGGTCGTCGCGCTCTCGATTGGCAGCTCATGGTCGACGATGGGAACAATCGGCGTCGCCGGGATGGGCATCGGACTGAGTATGGGGATACCAGCACCGATGGTCGCCGGAGCTGTCATCTCAGGGGCATACTTCGGGGATAAGATGTCCCCGTTGTCGGATACGACAAACCTCGCGGCGGGTTTGACGCACACGAACTTGTTCGAACATATTCGGCATATGCTCTACACGACGATTCCAGGGCTCGTCATCGCGCTCGGCGCGAGAAAAGTACCGGCCATTCCGGCACTCGTCGTCGGGATTACGCTCGGTTTTCTCGCCCAAGTCATCGTCCAAGGCGGTTCGCTCGCCGACAGCGTCGGGGCGTTGCAGAGCGGGTATGTGATCGACACCGGTAATGAACTCGTCGACAACTTGTTCAGTCGGGGCGGTCTCGACGCGATGATGTACACCGTCTCGATGACGATCGTCGGGATTACGTTCGGAGGGATTTTAGAATACTCGGGGATGCTGCAATCGATCATGAATCAAATCGTCAAACTGGCGAAGACGGCCGGTTCGATGATTGCGTCGACGATTCTCGCCGGGGTAGCAACGAACGCCACGTGTTCCGAACAATACATCTCGATCGTCGTTCCATCTCGTATGTTTGCAGGTGCTTATGAGAAAATGGGGCTTCAGTCGAAAAGCTTATCCCGGGCACTCGAGGACGGCGGGACACTGACGTCGGTCTTCATCCCATGGAACACATGCGGTGTGTTCATTCTCGGGACGCTCGGCGTCGGGGCGTTCGAATATGCGCCATACGCGATCTTGAACTTCATCGTTCCGGTCATCTCGATTATCTATGCGTTCACAGGCTTCACGATTGCACGGATTGCTGTGCAGAGTGTGGAACCGCCACTCGAAAAACAAGCAGCACAATGA
- the mutL gene encoding DNA mismatch repair endonuclease MutL encodes MGIIQELPEQLANRIAAGEVVERPASVVKELVENAIDAGATKIEVDLEEAGIRLIKVRDNGHGFYEEDAPRAFLRHATSKIRDEHDLFRIRTLGFRGEALASIASVSHVTLKSRRAEEDGFEMTLQGGVVTAQTPAAANVGTEIAVSQLFYNTPARLKYLKTSATELASITDTLNRIALSHPEVRLTAFHEDKELLRTSGNGDIKQVMLAIYGRQVAAQIVTASSKTNDYSLSAHLVRPEVTRSNKQYVTLILNGRSIKNFALTQSVLEGYHTLLPIGRYPIAVLEVNMDPMLIDVNVHPTKREVRLSKEKELCQLIRETVQLTLREQRLIPSVKPKERPAQRTEQERLDFTVERTPVTDEAPTWNYPLPREPVTSPSRWSPTPLVNEAPEPIDSIVESETIETKGERLPPLDVIGQLHASYIVCGAEDGMYVIDQHAAQERIKYELFYEQLGNPDKEYQLLLLPLTLEFTQEEALAIEEVTPLLKEAGLELEPFGGNTFLVREIPTWYPQHDLEGTVRDLIEMAIRDRSIDIAKYREDASILMACKRSIKANHPLNHEMMRQLLHDLNQTMSPYTCPHGRPILVKWSTYELEKLFKRVM; translated from the coding sequence ATGGGAATCATACAGGAGTTACCGGAACAACTGGCCAACCGAATCGCGGCTGGCGAAGTCGTCGAGCGACCGGCCTCGGTCGTGAAAGAGCTCGTCGAGAACGCGATTGACGCCGGCGCCACCAAGATCGAAGTCGATTTGGAGGAAGCGGGCATCCGTCTCATTAAAGTCCGCGATAACGGGCACGGGTTTTATGAAGAGGACGCCCCGCGCGCCTTTTTACGTCATGCGACGAGTAAGATTCGGGACGAGCACGACTTGTTCCGGATTCGCACGCTCGGCTTCCGTGGGGAGGCGCTCGCCTCGATTGCTTCGGTCAGCCATGTGACGCTGAAGTCACGCCGGGCCGAGGAAGACGGGTTCGAGATGACGCTTCAAGGCGGCGTTGTCACGGCGCAAACACCGGCCGCGGCGAACGTTGGGACGGAGATAGCCGTCAGTCAATTGTTCTATAATACACCAGCCCGATTGAAGTATTTGAAAACGTCCGCGACGGAACTGGCGAGCATCACCGACACGTTGAACCGGATCGCCTTGTCCCACCCGGAAGTGCGCCTCACGGCGTTCCATGAAGACAAGGAGCTGCTCAGGACGAGCGGGAACGGAGACATCAAACAAGTCATGCTCGCCATCTATGGCCGACAAGTCGCGGCCCAAATTGTCACGGCGTCGAGTAAGACGAACGACTATAGTTTGAGCGCCCATCTCGTCCGTCCGGAAGTGACGCGTTCGAACAAGCAGTACGTGACGCTCATCTTGAACGGTCGGAGCATCAAGAACTTTGCGTTGACCCAAAGTGTGCTCGAAGGCTACCACACGCTGCTACCAATTGGTCGTTATCCGATCGCTGTCCTCGAAGTGAACATGGACCCGATGCTGATCGATGTCAACGTTCACCCGACGAAACGAGAAGTTCGGCTTTCAAAAGAGAAAGAGCTCTGTCAATTGATTCGCGAGACGGTCCAACTGACGCTTCGGGAACAACGGTTGATCCCGTCGGTCAAACCGAAGGAGCGCCCGGCCCAGCGGACCGAACAAGAGCGACTTGATTTCACGGTCGAGCGAACTCCCGTTACGGATGAGGCGCCGACGTGGAACTATCCGCTTCCACGTGAGCCCGTCACGTCCCCGAGTCGATGGTCGCCGACGCCGCTCGTCAACGAAGCGCCCGAACCGATTGACTCGATTGTCGAATCGGAAACAATCGAGACGAAAGGAGAGCGGTTGCCGCCGCTCGACGTCATCGGTCAATTGCATGCGAGTTATATCGTCTGTGGTGCCGAGGACGGGATGTACGTCATCGACCAACATGCGGCCCAGGAACGAATCAAATATGAGTTGTTTTACGAGCAGCTCGGGAATCCTGACAAGGAATACCAGTTGTTGCTGCTTCCGCTCACGCTCGAGTTCACGCAAGAAGAGGCGCTCGCGATTGAAGAAGTCACTCCGCTTTTAAAAGAAGCAGGTCTCGAATTGGAGCCGTTCGGCGGCAATACGTTCCTCGTTAGAGAGATTCCGACGTGGTACCCGCAACATGATTTAGAAGGAACGGTCCGTGATTTGATAGAGATGGCGATTCGGGATCGCTCCATTGACATCGCTAAATATCGGGAAGATGCGTCGATTTTGATGGCGTGCAAACGGTCGATTAAAGCGAACCATCCGTTGAACCACGAGATGATGCGGCAATTGCTTCACGATTTGAATCAGACGATGTCTCCGTACACGTGTCCGCACGGTCGTCCGATTTTAGTGAAGTGGAGCACGTACGAGCTCGAGAAGCTATTTAAACGCGTCATGTGA
- a CDS encoding anaerobic ribonucleoside triphosphate reductase, with translation MFQLYEDVCVLPDQDLIQENANVDGKSPLGKLARLSSEVSKQLSTAYLLSERSRQAVADNFLYIHDADYYVTGSTTCCQIPLGHLLTNGFHTGHGTIRPPQDIRSAMALASIILQANQNMQHGGQAFPMFDVDLAPYVEKTYERQIERLKKLPVEWTSEQLLEVAEAETVSATYQACEAFIHNANSMHSRGGGQVPFVSINYGTDTSRWGRVFIRELLHATERGLGNGETPIFPIQIFKVKEGVNFHEDDPNVDLFRLACRVTGKRLFPNFSFVDAPFNLQYYDGTHASEVAYMGCRTRVMGNRHGAETSIGRGNLSFSTLNLVKMALVASNIHSFYETLDAYVDIAIDQLLERFDYQAKRHADEFRFLYAQHVWRGGETLGPEDDLREVLKQGTLSVGFIGLAEALRVLTGGTHAESREAERLGLAIVTHLRDRMRQAAERHDLNFSLLATPAEGLSGKFVLKDQQTFGIIEGVTDRAFYTNSFHVPVYQSVSIRDKVRLEAPYHALCDAGHITYVEVDGSLAHNAEAVEAIVRLMRAEDVGYGSINHPVDRCGNCGLEGIIDEACPTCGEREQIERIRRITGYLVGTMDRWNSAKREEERARVKHHARPIRN, from the coding sequence ATGTTCCAGCTTTATGAAGATGTCTGTGTTCTCCCAGACCAAGATCTCATCCAAGAGAACGCCAACGTCGACGGGAAATCACCACTCGGAAAACTAGCACGATTATCCTCAGAAGTATCAAAACAATTGTCGACGGCTTATCTATTATCAGAACGTTCACGACAAGCCGTCGCGGACAACTTTTTGTATATCCATGACGCCGATTACTACGTGACAGGCTCGACGACGTGTTGTCAAATCCCGCTCGGCCACTTGCTGACGAACGGATTTCACACCGGACACGGGACGATTCGGCCACCCCAAGATATCCGCTCAGCGATGGCTCTCGCATCGATTATTCTTCAAGCGAACCAGAATATGCAACACGGGGGTCAAGCGTTCCCGATGTTTGATGTCGACCTCGCGCCATACGTTGAAAAGACGTACGAACGTCAAATCGAGCGGCTCAAAAAGCTGCCGGTTGAATGGACGTCCGAGCAACTCCTAGAAGTCGCCGAAGCTGAGACGGTTTCAGCGACATATCAAGCATGTGAGGCGTTCATCCATAACGCCAATTCGATGCATTCACGGGGTGGTGGACAAGTACCGTTCGTCTCCATCAACTACGGGACCGACACGAGTCGTTGGGGCAGGGTATTCATTCGAGAGTTGTTACATGCGACCGAGCGGGGGCTCGGCAACGGGGAGACACCGATTTTTCCGATTCAAATCTTTAAAGTGAAAGAAGGGGTCAACTTCCATGAGGATGATCCGAACGTCGACTTGTTCCGACTCGCTTGTCGCGTGACGGGCAAACGGCTATTCCCGAACTTCTCGTTCGTCGATGCCCCGTTCAACTTGCAATACTACGACGGGACGCACGCCTCGGAAGTCGCCTACATGGGTTGTCGGACACGGGTGATGGGGAATCGGCATGGAGCTGAGACGTCGATTGGACGCGGCAACTTATCCTTTTCGACGTTGAACTTGGTCAAGATGGCGCTTGTCGCTTCGAACATCCATTCGTTTTATGAGACGCTCGACGCCTATGTCGACATCGCCATCGATCAACTGCTCGAACGGTTCGACTATCAAGCGAAGCGACACGCCGATGAATTTCGGTTTCTTTACGCCCAACACGTCTGGCGGGGCGGAGAGACGCTCGGTCCAGAGGATGATTTACGCGAGGTGTTGAAGCAAGGGACGCTCTCGGTCGGATTTATCGGTCTCGCTGAAGCGCTTCGTGTACTCACAGGTGGCACGCATGCCGAGTCGAGAGAGGCGGAACGGCTCGGGCTCGCCATCGTCACGCATTTACGTGATCGGATGAGACAGGCGGCGGAGCGGCACGACTTGAACTTCTCGCTGTTGGCCACCCCGGCCGAAGGGTTGTCCGGAAAGTTCGTCTTAAAGGATCAGCAGACGTTCGGGATAATCGAAGGTGTGACCGACCGTGCCTTTTACACGAACTCGTTTCATGTGCCGGTATATCAGTCGGTGTCGATTCGGGACAAAGTCCGCTTGGAAGCGCCATACCATGCGCTCTGTGACGCGGGACATATCACGTATGTCGAAGTCGACGGATCGCTCGCCCATAATGCGGAGGCGGTCGAAGCGATCGTCCGGCTCATGCGCGCCGAGGACGTCGGTTACGGGTCGATCAACCATCCGGTCGACCGTTGCGGCAACTGCGGTCTCGAAGGCATCATCGACGAAGCGTGCCCGACGTGTGGTGAGCGCGAGCAAATTGAACGGATTCGTCGCATCACCGGCTATTTGGTCGGCACGATGGACCGATGGAATTCGGCGAAGCGAGAAGAAGAACGAGCGAGGGTGAAGCATCATGCGCGTCCTATCCGTAATTGA